Proteins found in one Sporosarcina sp. FSL K6-3457 genomic segment:
- a CDS encoding family 43 glycosylhydrolase, producing MNITTIKQVEVSTTIGSAPQLPQTVAVEFDNGIQTDLAVRWNPLSSEQYQQAGTYQIEGEIQLQEYPNPLVEQRADPFIYKHTDGYYYFTGSYPEYDRIVLRRAKSIKNLSTAEETVIWRKPDTGIMSKHIWAPELHFIDGKWYVHYAAGDTDDVWAIRPYVLECSAENPLQGEWIEKGQVNTDFQSFSLDATTFDNKGKRYLVWAQKVDDDTVSNLYIAEMTNPWTIKGGQTVLSTPDLEWEQQGFYVNEGAAVIKRNGKVFITYSASATDDRYVMGLLTASEDSDLVDPASWTKSLEPIFATNEETKEYGPGHNSFTVAEDGVTDLLVYHARPYKEIEGNSLYDHNRHARVQQLFWDQHGNPYLGSPGQIIDTSKQKAIAAITVQ from the coding sequence ATGAATATTACTACTATTAAACAAGTAGAAGTGTCAACGACTATAGGAAGTGCACCACAATTACCACAAACGGTAGCTGTTGAATTTGACAATGGCATTCAGACTGACTTGGCTGTGCGCTGGAACCCACTTAGTTCTGAACAATATCAACAAGCAGGAACCTATCAGATCGAAGGTGAAATACAGCTACAAGAATATCCAAATCCATTAGTGGAGCAAAGAGCAGATCCGTTTATTTATAAACATACAGATGGTTACTACTATTTTACAGGGTCTTATCCTGAATATGATCGCATTGTATTGAGAAGAGCGAAGTCCATAAAGAATCTTTCTACAGCTGAAGAAACAGTCATCTGGCGCAAACCAGATACAGGAATTATGTCCAAGCATATTTGGGCACCTGAACTCCATTTCATTGATGGGAAATGGTATGTTCATTATGCTGCTGGGGATACGGATGATGTCTGGGCAATTCGTCCATATGTATTGGAATGTAGTGCCGAAAATCCTTTGCAAGGTGAGTGGATAGAAAAAGGACAAGTTAACACAGATTTCCAAAGTTTTTCTTTGGATGCGACGACGTTTGATAATAAAGGAAAGAGATACTTAGTGTGGGCACAAAAAGTAGATGATGATACAGTATCCAACTTATATATCGCAGAGATGACTAATCCATGGACAATTAAAGGGGGACAAACCGTATTATCGACACCTGATTTGGAGTGGGAACAGCAAGGATTTTATGTTAATGAAGGTGCAGCTGTCATCAAGCGAAATGGCAAAGTGTTTATCACTTATTCCGCTAGTGCGACAGATGATCGTTATGTAATGGGCTTATTAACGGCTTCTGAAGACAGTGATTTAGTCGATCCTGCCTCATGGACAAAATCATTAGAGCCTATTTTTGCGACGAATGAGGAAACTAAGGAATATGGGCCGGGTCATAATAGTTTCACGGTCGCCGAGGATGGCGTAACAGATCTTCTTGTCTATCATGCTCGTCCGTACAAGGAGATAGAAGGTAACTCGTTATACGATCATAATCGTCATGCACGCGTGCAACAACTATTTTGGGATCAACATGGAAACCCTTATCTCGGTTCCCCGGGACAAATTATTGATACATCTAAACAAAAAGCAATTGCTGCAATTACTGTTCAATAA
- a CDS encoding alpha-glucosidase/alpha-galactosidase has product MSFKIAFIGAGSIGFTRSLLRDLLAVSEFQQIEVAFTDINASNLDMVTQLCQRDINDNGLSIKIQATTDRKAALEGAKYIFNVVRIGGLEAFKTDIEIPLKYGVDQCVGDTLSAGGIMYGQRGIAEMLAICKDIREVAAEDCLLLNYANPMAMLTWACNQYGGVKTIGLCHGVQHGHQQLADVFNLKKEEVDIVCAGINHQTWYIQVKHDGIDLTDKVLEAFEKHPEFPITEKVRIDMLKRFGYYSTESNGHLSEYVPWYRKNREDILNWIDLGVWINGETGGYLRVCTEGRNWFEIDFPNWMKDPALEYKQENRSEEHGSYIIEGLETGRVYRGHFNVINNGVIANLPNDAIIEAPGYVDRNGINMPFVGDLPLGCAAVCNVSISVQRLAVEAAVHGDDKLLRQAMMMDPLVGAVCNPNEIWQMVDEMLVAQSQWLPQYEQAVKEAAYRLDNHTLLPTQDYKGAARLQVKTVEEMSLDRDEANKNAGEADKAKVRPASN; this is encoded by the coding sequence ATGTCATTTAAAATTGCGTTTATTGGTGCTGGTAGTATTGGGTTTACGAGATCGTTGCTACGAGATTTATTAGCCGTGTCTGAATTTCAACAAATTGAGGTTGCTTTTACGGATATCAACGCAAGTAACTTAGATATGGTGACGCAACTTTGTCAACGCGATATCAATGACAATGGGTTATCGATTAAGATTCAAGCGACTACTGATCGAAAAGCTGCATTAGAAGGGGCTAAATACATTTTTAATGTTGTGCGCATCGGTGGATTAGAAGCGTTTAAAACCGATATTGAAATTCCGCTAAAATACGGAGTCGATCAATGCGTAGGGGATACATTAAGCGCTGGTGGTATTATGTATGGGCAACGTGGCATCGCGGAAATGTTGGCGATTTGTAAGGACATTCGGGAAGTTGCTGCTGAGGATTGCCTGCTGCTGAACTATGCAAACCCAATGGCGATGCTTACATGGGCTTGCAATCAATATGGCGGAGTCAAAACAATTGGATTATGTCATGGTGTTCAACATGGCCATCAACAACTTGCTGATGTATTTAATCTGAAAAAAGAGGAAGTCGATATTGTTTGTGCAGGCATTAATCATCAGACATGGTATATCCAAGTGAAACATGACGGCATCGATCTAACGGATAAGGTACTTGAGGCATTTGAAAAACATCCAGAGTTTCCAATCACGGAAAAAGTGCGTATCGATATGTTAAAGCGATTTGGCTACTATAGTACAGAATCCAATGGACACCTGAGTGAATATGTGCCATGGTATAGAAAAAATCGAGAGGACATACTCAATTGGATTGACCTAGGTGTATGGATTAATGGTGAAACAGGCGGTTATTTACGGGTTTGTACGGAAGGACGAAATTGGTTTGAAATTGATTTTCCAAACTGGATGAAAGATCCTGCGTTGGAATATAAACAAGAAAATCGAAGTGAAGAACACGGGTCCTATATTATAGAAGGATTAGAAACTGGTCGTGTCTATAGAGGTCATTTTAATGTCATTAATAACGGTGTTATCGCTAATTTACCAAATGATGCGATTATCGAGGCACCTGGCTATGTGGATCGCAATGGTATTAACATGCCATTTGTCGGGGATTTACCTCTTGGTTGTGCGGCAGTGTGTAATGTCAGTATTTCTGTGCAGAGACTAGCAGTTGAAGCGGCTGTCCATGGTGACGATAAACTACTACGACAGGCGATGATGATGGATCCGCTTGTAGGTGCTGTTTGTAACCCAAATGAAATTTGGCAAATGGTTGACGAAATGCTAGTGGCTCAGAGCCAGTGGTTGCCACAATATGAACAAGCAGTCAAAGAAGCGGCTTATAGACTAGATAATCATACATTACTTCCAACGCAAGACTATAAAGGTGCGGCACGTCTCCAGGTGAAAACTGTGGAAGAAATGTCCCTTGATCGAGATGAAGCGAATAAAAATGCCGGAGAAGCTGACAAGGCTAAAGTGCGACCCGCAAGTAATTGA
- the arfA gene encoding arabinosylfuranosidase ArfA, whose product MSKEMTKARMIIDKDFIISEIDPRIYGSFIEHLGRAVYGGIYEPGHSSADEHGFRQDVINLVKELQVPIVRYPGGNMVSAYNWEDGVGPVADRPHRLELAWRVTETNEMGTNEFVTWAEKINAEVMMAVNLGTRGVDAARNLLEYCNHSGGTYWSDLRRKHGYENPHAIKTWCLGNEMDGPWQLGQKTAYEYGRLAAETAKAMRLVDPTIELVSCGSSSSAMPTFPEWEATTLEHTYEYADYISLHQYYGNRDDDTANYLANSLDMDNFIKTVIATCDYMKAKKRSKKTMMLSFDEWNVWFHSNTQDAKIEPWSVAPPQLEDVYTFEDALLVGSMLNTMLRHANRVKIACMAQLVNVIAPIMTETGGGAWKQTIFYPYYYTSVYGRGVALNPIVHSPKYDSKDFTDVPYLDSSIVYNEEDEELVIFATNRHLANTLRTDIDIRSFEGLEIIEHVVLENEDAKAFNTLTNEQVKPHKQGQSFIEDGLLVGVLPKMSWNMIRLRKTK is encoded by the coding sequence ATGTCAAAAGAAATGACAAAAGCAAGAATGATCATCGATAAGGATTTCATCATATCTGAGATCGATCCAAGGATTTATGGATCCTTTATCGAGCATCTTGGAAGAGCGGTTTATGGTGGGATTTATGAACCGGGTCATTCATCTGCGGATGAGCATGGATTTAGGCAAGATGTTATTAATCTTGTAAAAGAATTACAAGTACCCATTGTACGATATCCGGGGGGCAACATGGTTTCAGCTTATAACTGGGAAGATGGTGTTGGACCAGTAGCAGATCGCCCTCATCGTTTGGAGCTAGCTTGGCGTGTCACTGAAACGAATGAAATGGGCACTAATGAATTTGTCACATGGGCCGAGAAAATAAATGCTGAAGTAATGATGGCTGTCAATCTTGGCACAAGAGGTGTAGATGCAGCAAGGAATCTATTAGAATACTGTAATCATTCCGGTGGTACTTATTGGAGTGATTTACGAAGAAAGCATGGCTATGAAAATCCGCATGCGATTAAAACATGGTGCTTAGGGAATGAAATGGATGGACCTTGGCAACTGGGACAAAAAACAGCTTATGAATATGGACGTCTAGCTGCTGAAACAGCAAAAGCGATGCGGTTGGTGGATCCGACTATTGAGCTGGTAAGCTGTGGAAGTTCGAGTTCTGCAATGCCTACTTTCCCTGAATGGGAAGCAACAACATTAGAGCATACGTATGAATACGCTGATTATATTTCACTCCATCAATATTATGGAAACCGTGATGATGATACAGCTAACTATTTAGCGAATTCATTGGACATGGATAATTTCATTAAAACAGTTATTGCTACTTGTGACTATATGAAAGCGAAGAAGCGTAGTAAAAAAACAATGATGTTAAGCTTTGACGAGTGGAATGTTTGGTTCCATTCCAATACGCAGGACGCGAAAATTGAACCATGGTCTGTTGCACCGCCTCAGCTAGAGGATGTCTATACGTTTGAAGATGCACTGCTTGTTGGCAGTATGTTGAATACGATGCTGAGACACGCTAACCGGGTGAAAATTGCTTGTATGGCGCAGCTTGTGAACGTGATTGCACCAATTATGACGGAGACAGGCGGCGGAGCATGGAAGCAGACCATTTTCTATCCTTACTACTATACATCTGTTTACGGTAGAGGTGTGGCGCTAAATCCTATTGTTCATTCACCTAAATATGATAGTAAAGACTTTACGGATGTTCCTTACTTAGATTCATCTATTGTTTACAATGAAGAAGATGAAGAGTTGGTGATTTTCGCAACGAATCGCCATTTGGCCAATACATTACGCACAGATATTGATATCCGTTCTTTTGAAGGACTTGAAATTATTGAACATGTTGTACTTGAAAATGAGGATGCGAAAGCATTCAATACGTTAACGAATGAACAAGTCAAGCCACATAAACAAGGTCAATCATTTATAGAAGATGGCCTTTTGGTTGGAGTTTTACCAAAAATGTCATGGAATATGATTCGTTTACGAAAAACAAAATAA
- a CDS encoding family 43 glycosylhydrolase codes for MKRNLFLKYVMLLLLTTLVIPSAVFADDTEVEIPTFTEGSVHDPSVIKVDDTYYVFGSHLGVAKTKDFMNWTTVAAGVNPNNPMFDNVVEELKEALEWVESDTLWAPDVIELNGKFYMYYNACEGSSPRSAMGVAVADDIEGPYKDQGIFLKSGMWNQASEDGKTYNANIHPNAVDPHAFLDKDGKLWLVYGSYSGGIFILQMDAATGLPLEGQGYGKKLMGGNHSRMEGPYIQYVPETGYYYLYVTFGGLGADGGYNMRVVRSENPDGPYVDAEGNDMTTVRGANGTFFDDKSIEPYGVKLIGNYLFENMTSNSAGIGYVSPGHNSVFYDEETGKQLLLFHSRFPQRGEQHEIRVHQLFMNDEGWPVVAPYRYAGEKLEKVSSAEVSGDYKFINHGKEITEKIKKSVMISLLADGAIAGEVNGTWTIEGDNKANLIIDDHAYHGVFLKQWDPISKSDVMTFTAVSEQGMTIWGSQQEEMSDEDTVGYVKKVLKLGDTRAIIADISLPTTSSFNTEISWKSSDSSIISEQGAVTRPYAKETATVTLTATISKNAIIATKSFKVVVLPTDGAESVSEEKTDVAAAAVTKTTNQGVWIGLMLLAIGIVIFVVIRKKRLNGDK; via the coding sequence ATGAAACGAAATCTCTTTCTTAAGTACGTCATGTTATTGTTACTAACCACTCTAGTCATACCTTCCGCTGTATTTGCAGACGACACTGAAGTTGAAATTCCGACATTTACTGAAGGATCTGTCCATGATCCTTCAGTCATTAAAGTAGATGATACGTATTATGTATTCGGTTCTCATTTAGGAGTAGCTAAAACAAAGGATTTTATGAATTGGACGACTGTTGCGGCAGGTGTAAATCCGAATAATCCGATGTTTGATAATGTTGTAGAAGAACTAAAGGAAGCGCTGGAATGGGTGGAATCCGATACATTATGGGCACCGGATGTCATTGAATTGAATGGTAAGTTTTATATGTATTACAACGCCTGTGAAGGCAGTTCGCCGCGCTCGGCAATGGGAGTCGCTGTAGCAGACGATATCGAAGGTCCTTATAAAGACCAAGGGATTTTCCTGAAATCAGGCATGTGGAATCAGGCTAGTGAAGATGGAAAAACATATAATGCGAACATTCATCCAAATGCTGTTGACCCACATGCATTCCTAGATAAGGATGGTAAGCTTTGGTTAGTTTATGGGTCATATTCGGGTGGTATTTTCATTTTACAAATGGATGCTGCAACAGGACTCCCACTTGAAGGGCAAGGCTATGGGAAAAAGTTAATGGGCGGTAATCATAGTCGGATGGAAGGTCCTTATATTCAATATGTTCCAGAAACAGGATACTACTATCTCTATGTAACATTTGGTGGTCTTGGAGCTGATGGTGGCTATAATATGCGCGTCGTTCGCTCAGAAAATCCTGATGGACCGTATGTGGATGCAGAAGGTAATGACATGACGACAGTCCGTGGTGCCAATGGAACTTTTTTTGATGACAAATCGATTGAACCATACGGCGTGAAATTGATAGGCAATTACCTATTTGAAAATATGACGAGTAATTCGGCAGGAATAGGTTATGTATCCCCAGGACATAACTCCGTGTTTTATGATGAAGAAACAGGTAAGCAATTATTATTATTTCATAGTCGATTTCCACAAAGAGGAGAGCAACATGAAATTCGAGTCCATCAACTGTTCATGAATGATGAGGGATGGCCGGTTGTAGCTCCTTATCGATATGCCGGGGAAAAACTAGAGAAAGTTTCTTCGGCGGAAGTGAGTGGAGACTATAAATTCATCAATCATGGTAAAGAAATTACTGAGAAAATCAAGAAGTCCGTTATGATCAGCTTACTCGCAGATGGTGCGATTGCTGGAGAAGTTAATGGGACATGGACAATTGAGGGAGACAACAAAGCGAATCTGATCATTGATGATCATGCTTATCATGGTGTTTTTCTGAAGCAATGGGATCCGATTTCCAAAAGTGACGTCATGACATTTACAGCTGTATCGGAACAAGGAATGACGATTTGGGGAAGTCAGCAAGAAGAGATGTCTGATGAAGATACGGTTGGGTATGTAAAAAAGGTATTGAAACTTGGGGATACGAGAGCCATTATTGCCGACATATCGCTTCCTACAACGAGTAGCTTTAATACGGAAATTTCTTGGAAGTCTTCCGATTCTTCGATTATTTCTGAGCAAGGAGCTGTCACAAGACCTTACGCTAAGGAAACTGCCACGGTTACATTAACAGCTACAATTAGTAAAAACGCAATAATAGCAACAAAAAGCTTTAAAGTCGTCGTATTGCCAACGGATGGGGCGGAATCTGTCAGCGAAGAAAAAACAGATGTAGCGGCTGCCGCTGTTACAAAGACAACCAATCAAGGGGTATGGATTGGTCTGATGTTACTAGCAATAGGAATAGTTATTTTTGTTGTTATCAGGAAAAAACGGCTGAATGGCGATAAATAA
- a CDS encoding alpha-N-arabinofuranosidase, translated as MENNQVIINTDIEQGTINKNIYGHFAEHLGRGIYEGIWVGEESAIPNTNGIRNDVVAALKNINIPVIRWPGGCFADEYHWKDGIGPREGRKRMVNTHWGGLVENNHFGTHEFMMLCDMLGTEPYICGNVGSGTVQEMSEWVEYMTFDGESPMANWRQENGRQEPWKVKYFGVGNENWGCGGNMRPEYYADLYRRYQTYVRNYGDNKLYKIAGGANVDDYNWTEVLMREAGHMMDGLSIHYYTIPGDFWTGKGSATDFTEDEWAITMQRVLHTDELIRKHSNIMDKYDPDKRVGMIIDEWGTWFDAEPGTNPGFLYQQNTIRDALVAGVSLNIFNNHCDRVQMANIAQTINVLQAMILTDGAKMILTPTYHVFEMYKVHQDAKKLAVDINVDSITSGGATIPQVSVSASKDKDGKVHISLCNLDNQADATFTLNLRGIVDPIHVGGRILTAEQMNARNTFEEPTAVEPTAFTGFTVDGHNLRITLPSKSVTLLAIES; from the coding sequence ATGGAAAACAATCAAGTGATTATTAATACAGATATCGAACAAGGCACGATTAATAAAAATATTTACGGACATTTTGCTGAGCATTTGGGGCGAGGAATTTATGAAGGAATTTGGGTTGGTGAAGAGTCCGCTATTCCTAATACAAATGGAATTCGAAATGACGTTGTTGCAGCATTGAAAAACATTAATATTCCAGTTATTAGATGGCCAGGTGGCTGCTTTGCTGATGAGTACCATTGGAAAGATGGTATTGGGCCACGCGAAGGACGTAAACGGATGGTCAATACGCATTGGGGTGGCCTTGTAGAAAATAATCATTTTGGAACACATGAATTTATGATGTTATGCGATATGTTAGGCACGGAACCTTATATTTGTGGCAATGTAGGAAGTGGAACGGTTCAAGAAATGTCAGAGTGGGTTGAATACATGACATTTGATGGCGAATCTCCAATGGCCAATTGGAGACAGGAAAATGGCCGCCAAGAGCCTTGGAAAGTGAAGTATTTTGGCGTTGGTAATGAAAACTGGGGCTGTGGTGGGAATATGCGCCCTGAATATTATGCAGACCTTTATCGTCGCTATCAGACATATGTACGAAACTATGGTGATAACAAGCTGTACAAAATTGCTGGCGGTGCCAATGTCGATGATTATAATTGGACAGAAGTGTTGATGCGCGAAGCAGGCCATATGATGGATGGTTTGAGTATTCACTATTACACAATTCCAGGTGATTTTTGGACAGGTAAGGGTTCGGCAACGGATTTCACTGAAGATGAATGGGCAATCACGATGCAAAGAGTACTTCATACGGATGAGTTAATTAGAAAACATAGCAACATTATGGATAAATATGATCCTGATAAGCGAGTGGGTATGATTATTGATGAGTGGGGTACATGGTTTGATGCAGAGCCAGGCACGAATCCAGGTTTTCTTTATCAGCAAAATACTATTCGTGATGCGCTCGTTGCAGGTGTATCATTGAACATCTTTAATAATCATTGTGATCGCGTACAAATGGCAAATATTGCTCAGACGATTAACGTTTTACAAGCGATGATCTTAACAGATGGAGCTAAAATGATCCTAACACCTACGTATCATGTATTTGAAATGTATAAGGTCCATCAGGATGCTAAAAAATTAGCAGTTGATATCAATGTAGATTCCATTACAAGTGGAGGGGCTACTATTCCTCAAGTAAGTGTGTCTGCATCCAAAGATAAAGATGGCAAGGTTCATATTAGCTTGTGTAATTTAGACAATCAGGCTGATGCAACGTTTACGCTAAACTTACGTGGTATTGTAGATCCAATTCATGTGGGGGGACGGATTTTAACAGCAGAGCAGATGAACGCACGTAATACGTTTGAAGAACCAACTGCTGTTGAACCAACTGCGTTCACAGGCTTTACAGTGGATGGACATAATCTACGTATTACATTACCTTCTAAATCGGTTACATTGCTAGCAATTGAATCATAA
- a CDS encoding beta-L-arabinofuranosidase domain-containing protein, with protein MTATTKLRNGLFKQSEKTGKEYLLFLDIDRLLAPCYEAVGQIAKKPRYGGWESTEIAGHSVGHWLSAAAAMYTVTQDEDLKQKIDYAIDELEQIQKYDEDGYVSGFSRSCFDNVFSGDFLVDNFSLGGSWVPWYSIHKIFAGLIDVHTLLGDVKVLEIVVKLADWAQAGLDKLSAEQFERMLICEHGGMNEVMADLYIMTGNQGYLDLAKRFCHQAILQPLSQSIDDLEGKHANTQIPKVLGAAKLYDITGDEQYKEMAVFFWQQVTNYRSYVIGGNSIGEHFGPSGQEQLGITSAETCNTHNMLKLTEYLYRWSHDSEYMDYYERALYNHILASQDPDTGMTTYFVSTQPGHFKVYCSPEDSFWCCTGTGMENPALYTRNIYYQKQDQLYVNLFIASEVTLSEKQLTISQETSFPESSRSTLVFKEADNEKLAIHIRVPYWIAGTITATVNGMEVFTHAKNGYVTIDREWQTGDCVEIELPMDLHTYISSDNPQKQAIMYGPIVLAGALGQEHFPETDILDDHMKLDNHPLIEVPVLVTDAKNLHEWIKPIDNAPLQFETSAVGQPGNQKVTLIPFYRLHHQRYTVYWNIMNVAAYSNFHDSEQAELQRKREITVDYINPNEQQPEVEHQLSSHNSNSGYLNIVHKGWRDCRDEGFFSYDMAVQSVEQMYLVITYFGSDSTLFVDGQAYTREFDIVVDGTIIASQKLDANQPGSLFDVCYDLPLTLTGGKKKVEVKFTAAAGKVAGGVYGIQMLNEKPV; from the coding sequence ATGACTGCTACAACAAAGTTACGTAATGGACTATTTAAGCAATCAGAAAAGACGGGTAAAGAATATTTACTCTTTTTGGATATCGATAGGCTTTTAGCGCCGTGTTATGAAGCTGTTGGCCAAATAGCTAAAAAACCTCGATATGGCGGATGGGAATCAACAGAAATCGCTGGTCATTCCGTTGGGCATTGGCTTTCTGCAGCAGCCGCTATGTATACGGTTACGCAAGATGAAGACCTCAAGCAAAAGATTGATTATGCCATTGATGAACTGGAACAGATTCAAAAATATGATGAAGATGGCTACGTTAGCGGTTTTTCACGCAGCTGCTTTGATAACGTTTTTAGTGGAGATTTTCTAGTAGATAATTTTAGCTTGGGTGGTTCATGGGTTCCTTGGTACAGTATCCATAAGATTTTTGCGGGTTTAATAGATGTTCATACCCTTCTAGGGGACGTTAAAGTACTTGAAATTGTCGTTAAACTTGCCGACTGGGCACAGGCAGGCTTAGACAAACTTTCAGCTGAACAGTTTGAACGAATGCTTATTTGTGAACATGGCGGTATGAATGAAGTAATGGCAGACCTTTATATCATGACGGGTAATCAAGGCTATCTCGACCTAGCTAAACGTTTTTGCCATCAGGCGATTCTTCAGCCACTTTCTCAATCCATTGATGATCTCGAAGGTAAGCATGCGAATACACAAATACCTAAAGTGCTTGGCGCAGCAAAATTATATGATATTACTGGTGATGAGCAATACAAAGAGATGGCTGTTTTCTTTTGGCAGCAAGTGACGAATTATCGCTCCTATGTTATTGGTGGGAATAGTATTGGTGAGCATTTTGGGCCAAGTGGTCAGGAACAGCTCGGGATTACATCTGCCGAAACTTGTAATACACATAATATGTTGAAGCTGACGGAGTATTTATATCGCTGGTCCCATGATTCTGAGTATATGGATTACTACGAAAGAGCGCTTTACAATCATATTTTAGCATCACAAGATCCAGATACAGGTATGACAACCTACTTTGTATCTACCCAACCAGGACATTTTAAAGTGTATTGTTCGCCAGAAGATTCGTTCTGGTGCTGTACAGGCACTGGTATGGAAAATCCGGCACTTTATACAAGAAATATCTATTATCAAAAGCAAGATCAATTGTATGTCAATCTATTTATTGCTTCAGAAGTAACGCTGTCGGAAAAACAACTAACGATTAGCCAGGAAACTTCATTTCCAGAGTCTAGTCGTTCTACACTTGTATTTAAAGAAGCCGATAATGAGAAACTAGCTATCCATATTCGTGTCCCTTATTGGATTGCAGGAACAATAACTGCGACTGTCAATGGAATGGAAGTATTTACACATGCGAAAAATGGCTATGTAACCATCGATCGCGAATGGCAAACTGGGGATTGTGTTGAAATAGAACTACCGATGGATTTGCATACATATATTTCGAGCGATAATCCTCAAAAACAAGCGATTATGTATGGACCTATTGTATTGGCAGGAGCATTAGGACAGGAGCATTTCCCAGAAACAGATATCTTGGATGATCATATGAAGCTGGATAATCATCCGTTAATCGAAGTTCCTGTTTTAGTGACGGACGCGAAAAATCTTCATGAGTGGATAAAACCGATTGACAACGCACCATTGCAATTCGAAACTTCTGCAGTAGGTCAGCCGGGAAATCAGAAAGTTACACTCATTCCTTTTTATCGATTACACCACCAACGTTATACCGTGTATTGGAACATTATGAACGTAGCGGCTTATTCCAATTTCCATGATAGTGAGCAAGCTGAGCTTCAGAGAAAAAGAGAAATCACTGTTGATTATATCAATCCAAATGAACAGCAACCTGAAGTTGAACATCAACTTTCATCACATAATTCAAATTCTGGTTATTTAAATATTGTTCATAAAGGCTGGAGAGATTGTCGCGATGAAGGATTTTTCAGTTATGACATGGCCGTCCAGTCGGTAGAACAAATGTATTTAGTCATCACATACTTTGGTAGTGATTCAACTTTATTTGTCGACGGACAAGCCTACACTCGTGAATTTGATATTGTAGTGGACGGAACGATTATCGCGAGCCAGAAACTAGATGCTAATCAACCAGGTAGTCTTTTTGACGTTTGCTATGACTTGCCGCTTACACTAACGGGTGGCAAGAAAAAAGTTGAAGTTAAATTCACGGCTGCAGCCGGTAAAGTTGCTGGTGGCGTGTATGGTATTCAAATGTTGAACGAAAAGCCAGTCTAA
- a CDS encoding DUF6171 family protein, whose translation MRELTCKGCSQSVIVSDVEIQQLIKEQLQYEIDIVEDNLYNKRLAVCKSCPSLVYDTTCGYCGCFVQFRAKLINKQCPNPSGPKW comes from the coding sequence GTGAGGGAATTGACATGTAAAGGTTGCTCACAATCAGTCATCGTTTCGGATGTTGAAATCCAACAGCTCATTAAGGAGCAACTTCAATATGAAATCGATATTGTGGAGGATAATCTCTATAACAAAAGGCTTGCAGTGTGCAAAAGCTGTCCCTCACTTGTTTATGATACAACGTGTGGCTATTGTGGGTGTTTTGTCCAATTCAGAGCAAAGTTAATAAATAAGCAGTGCCCAAATCCAAGTGGTCCAAAGTGGTAA